The following proteins come from a genomic window of Papio anubis isolate 15944 unplaced genomic scaffold, Panubis1.0 scaffold3602, whole genome shotgun sequence:
- the LOC100997172 gene encoding golgin subfamily A member 6B-like isoform X1 codes for MPSIPKDLESREATVKLLELQDMVLPVVGDHEGHDKFLPAAQNPLDEPAPGAPAPQELAAAEEQSDFQDSVEPAPGQAREGSPRDNPTAQKILQLLPVTQDTQEHLGLATKPCVPFFYRAAKNREINIIII; via the exons GTGAAGCTGCTGGAGCTGCAAGATATGGTGTTGCCGGTTGTGGGCGACCACGAGGGGCATGACAAATTCCTCCCTGCTGCCCAGAACCCTCTTGATGAGCCCGCTCCAGGGGCCCCAGCCCCCCAGGAACTTGCAGCTGCAGAGGAGCAGAGTG ATTTTCAGGACAGCGTGGAGCCTGCACCGGGACAGGCCAGGGAGGGTTCTCCCCGTGACAACCCCACTGCACAGAAGATCCTGCAGCTGCTTCCTGTAACGCAGGACACCCAGGAGCACCTAGGCTTGGCCACCAAACCCTGCGTGCCATTCTTTTACCGGGCAGCCAAGAACAGAGAGAtaaacatcatcatcatctga
- the LOC100997172 gene encoding golgin subfamily A member 6B-like isoform X2, giving the protein MKVKLLELQDMVLPVVGDHEGHDKFLPAAQNPLDEPAPGAPAPQELAAAEEQSDFQDSVEPAPGQAREGSPRDNPTAQKILQLLPVTQDTQEHLGLATKPCVPFFYRAAKNREINIIII; this is encoded by the exons atgaag GTGAAGCTGCTGGAGCTGCAAGATATGGTGTTGCCGGTTGTGGGCGACCACGAGGGGCATGACAAATTCCTCCCTGCTGCCCAGAACCCTCTTGATGAGCCCGCTCCAGGGGCCCCAGCCCCCCAGGAACTTGCAGCTGCAGAGGAGCAGAGTG ATTTTCAGGACAGCGTGGAGCCTGCACCGGGACAGGCCAGGGAGGGTTCTCCCCGTGACAACCCCACTGCACAGAAGATCCTGCAGCTGCTTCCTGTAACGCAGGACACCCAGGAGCACCTAGGCTTGGCCACCAAACCCTGCGTGCCATTCTTTTACCGGGCAGCCAAGAACAGAGAGAtaaacatcatcatcatctga